From the Variovorax terrae genome, the window GGAGCCAGCACGTTCGCCTGAACCATCGAGGCAGCCACCATGGTCGAAATGCCCACCGCAAGAGCCGCCAGCGGCCCCAGAACGCGAATACGAAACTGTCTCGACATTCACTCTTCTCCTTGTCTTGAGTGCTGCACCACTGCAAGAGAGCCGACGACTTGGCCTGCATGCAGACGTCACCATGGCCAGCTGATGGAAGAAATGCCATGGGGTATCTCTTCAACGAGGAAAGAGGAACCGTCGTGCAGTGTCCGAAAGTCCACTGCCGCTGACTGTTCACTTATTGACATGTCTGACTGACTTGAACGCAGGGCAATATCGCGGAGCAGGTCGCTCGATAGAAAACGGAGCCCTCGATGGGCCGCGTTGCAGCGGCATCTGGCCGCGGTTGCGGCCGTGCCGTCGCTGTTTTGGCTGGCGGCTATGGGCAGTTTTCTGGAGGTTGCGGGGAGTTGGCCCGGTGAAGGCCTGCTAGTCTGTCGAACCTAGGGTGTTCGCCACTCGTTCCGAGGCAGGAAGCGGCGTGGAAAGCACCAGCGACGTATTGACGACGCCAAAGCTTCCAATCTTGTCGATCACGGTTTCCAGCTCTTCGCTGGATCGGGCCAGGATGTGCACCACATAGCTGTCGGAACCTGTGACGCGCAGGACTTCGATGACGTTGGGTGTATCGCGGAAGGCCTTGAGCAGGCCCTTGCCATGCTCCGCGGCTGCACCGATCCGGATGAGCGCATTGATGGGCAGGCCCAGCAGGTTCCAGTCGACGTCGGCCCTGTACCCCTTGATCACGCCTTCCTCGCGCAGTCGCCGCACGCGCTCGGCACAGGCGGGCGCAGTCAGGCCCACCTCTGCCGCCAGGGTTTTGAACGACGCCCGGCCATCCTTCAGTAGCAGCTTGACCAGCTTGCGGTCAATCGAGTCGAGAAAGTTTCGCTTGGGCTGAGTCACAAAGAAACTCCGATGAGGCCATCTGAGCTTTTGATTCTAAAGCGATTGGTGAAAATTCTTATCGAATAATTGAAGATAAAAAATGAAAACAAAGAGAGACCGTGAGGCAATGTCGTGTGAAGCAGACAGGCCGAGCCTTCCTGAATCCATCCTTCTGTTTACGAGCAATACATGTTCCAACACGTCGAAACCTATCCAGGCGATCCCATTCTTTCGCTGATGGAGGCCTTCCAGGCTGACCCGCGCACCGACAAGGTGAACCTGAGCATCGGCCTGTACTATGACGACGAGGGTAGGGTGCCCTTACGGCGGCGCTGCAAGAGGCCCAGCGGCGTTTGAGCCAGCAACCTTCCGCGGCCAAGCTCTATCTGCCGATGGAGGGTATGCCGTCCTATCGTGCGGCTGTCCAGGAACTACTTTTCGGAGCGGATGGTGACGCGAGGCAAGAAGGCCGGATCGCCACCATCCAGACACTGGGTGGTTCAGGCGCCTTGAAGGTCGGCGCCGACTTCCTGCGCCGGTACTTTCCGAGCTCGGATGTCTGGGTCAGCAATCCCACATGGGACAACCACGCGGCGATCTTCGAGGGCGCCGGCTTCAAGTCGCATACCTATCCATACTTCGATCCGGCAACGCGGGGGGTCGATTTCGCAGGCATGCTCGGGACGTTGCGGCAATTGCCCAAGGATGCCGTCGTGCTCCTGCACCCGTGCTGCCACAACCCCACAGGAGCCGATCTCACCGATGCCCAGTGGGACGAGGTGGTCGTCGTGGTTCGCGAACGTGGTCTGATCGCCTTCCTGGACATTGCCTACCAGGGCTTCGGGGCAGGCATGGAACAGGATGCCTACGTCGTTCGCGCGTTGGCAAATGCCGGGCAGACCTTCCTGGTCAGCAACTCCTTTTCCAAAATCTTCTCGCTCTACGGCGAACGCGTGGGTGGCCTGTCTGTCGTGTGCGAGAGTCCTGAGGCCGCCAGCCGTGTACTCGGCCAACTCAAGGCCACGGTGCGGCGCAACTACTCCAATCCGCCGACGAGCGGTGCCGCGCTGGTGTCGCTCGTTCTAGGGAATACGGATCTCAAGGCGTCCTGGGTCGATGAGGTGGAAGTGATGCGCAAGCGCATCATCGACATGCGAGCTCGGATAGTCGCTGCGCTGAAGAGCGCTCTACCGGAGCGCAACTTCGACTACCTGCTCGATCAACGCGGCATGTTCAGCTACACAGGTTTGACGGGCGAGCAGGTTGATTTCCTGCGAGCTGAGTTTGGCATCTACCTGGTGCGCAGCGGCCGGATCTGCATGTCCGGCCTCAACAGTGGCAATGTCGATCGCGTGGCGCGTGGTGTGGCCGCTGCGCTGGGGTGAGCCAACGATGCTCGGCATGGGGAAACGTCCTTCCTCCATGAACAAGTTTTTCGGCTTCAAAGCCGAGAAGAAAAAATTTAGAGCTCGGTCACACCTTGGAAATAAAGGTAGTGTGCCGGCCTTTGATAAACAGAATTGAGCTATATCAAGTATCTTTTAAGGAGCTGCCATGACACAAGTCATTACCGCAGGCTTTTCGTTCGTCGAGTTCGTGTCGGCAAAGCCTGAGGATCTTGTTCCCCTTTTCGAGCGGCTCGGCTTCAAGCCGATTGGGCAATCCGAGCGAACCAACGCCGTCCTGATGCGGCAGGGCGAAGCAACGGTGATCGTTAATCCGGCGCCGAATCCTTTCCGCGATGTGCATGGCGCCTCGGTGCGCGCGATCGGCATCAATGTTGATAGTGCGAAGAACGCGGTGGCACAGGCGCTCGGTGGTGGCGCCCGCGAGGCCAGCCCGGAAGAGTTCGGCACCTATGTCGTCCAGAGTCCAGCCATTGTTGGTATCGGCGATAGCCTGGTGTACTTCGTGGACGGCGACGTCTACGCCGAGTTCTCCAAGCCTTATGCCGCCACGCTATCGAATCATGACGCCGCAATCATCGCGATCGACCACACCTCCAATATCGTGCGCCCCGAGAACCTCGACCTGTGGGCGGATTTCTACAAGGACACGTTCGCGTTCACGCAGAAGCAGTACCTGGACGTCAAGGGCAAGAAAACCGGCATGCGGGCACGTTCTATGGTCAGCCCCTGTGGGAAGGTGTCGATTCCGATCGCCGCCGCTGCGCATGACGCGCCCGGCGTCCTGAACCAGAACGACGAGTTCATCCGCGACTATAAGGGCGAGGGCATCCAGCACATTGCGCTGCTGTCCTCGAACATCGAGCAGACCATCAGCTTCCTGCAGCAGGGGGGTATCGAATTCATGGATGCACCGGCTGATGCCTACTACAACGGCATCGGCTCCCGTGTGCCTGAGCATGGCCTGGACATCGCTGCCATGAAAAAGCGCGGCATCCTGGTCGATGGCAAGGGCGGTGACCGCATCCTGCTGCAGCGTTTTACGGGGCGTCAGGTCGGCCCGGTGTTCTTCGAGATCATCGAACGCCGTGGTGAAGACGGCTTTGGAGACGGTAACTTCAAAGCATTGTTCGAGAGCCAGGAAGCCGACCAGGTCAAGCGCGGCACAATGGATGCAGCTCACGGCTGATCGACGTGCATGACTTGACGGGAGGGGCTTCGTGATGCGGGGTCTTCCCGGCATCTCCAGGTCAACGGCTTTCCCAGTCGAGAGTCAGACCATCTTTACTTGTCACATATCAGAGTCAACATGTCCAATAACAACATCCAACGTCTGCGCCTGCCCGAGAACGATCCGACCTTTGGCAGCAACAAGGTCTTCGACCTGTTCCAGTACTCGCCCGCCGTGAAGGCCGGGGGCCTGGTCTTCATTGCCGGCCAGGTCGGCATCCGCCCCGACGGCACCGTGCCGGAAAGCGCCGAGGAACAGATCGATCTGGCCTTCAAGCGCTTGGGCGCGATCCTGGCACACGAAGGCCTGGGCTTCGAGGATCTGGTCGAGTTGGTGTCCTACCACGTGCGCATCGATGAGCAGTTGACGCAGTTCCGAGAAATCAAGGAGCGCTACATCACGCGCGACTTTCCGGCGTGGACCATCCTGGGCATGGCCTCGCTGGCCCGGCCGAACCTGCTTATCGAGATCAAGGCTGTCGCCGCTGCCAAGTGATCCCAGTACGGTGCAACTCTGAACACTCTCCGGAGGAGGATATATGACCCAGCAGAACGCTGCCGATGTCATCAAAGCACGCTACAAGGCCTGGATGGAGGCCATTCGGAACAAGGACCTAGACACAGTTATGGACATGTACGCCGATGACGCGACCTACATGCCACCAGGTCGCAAGCCCATCGTCGGAAAGGCTGCTGTACGCCAGAACTGGGCTGCATATCTGCAGCGCGATAGTTTCGTCGCGAACTACACCCCTACCATCCAAGTGTCCCAGTCGGGCGACATGGCTTTCGACATCGGTCACTACGAGATCAGCATGAAGAAGGATGGCCAGCCAGTGACCTTCGTGGGCAAGTATGTGGTGGTCTGGCGGTTGATTGACGGACAGTGGAAGGCGGTTGTCGATATCGACAACGACAACGGCCCCTCCGCATAATTCGTCTCGTGTCGAGCGCGTCGTGAACCTGTGTGTTTATGTCAACAGCGAGGAAGGGTTTGCTGAGCCAAGTGCAGTTGCGGACACTGCCTCCCAGGTTTTCATCCGACTCTTCGGAGATAGAGGGATACACGCCAGGACCGCAGTCGGCGGGATCCAGTTCCCCAGGAATGCGTGCGTCGAGATATCAGCGATCTTGGGCGTCAGGCCTAACGCAGAGTCCGAGGCTCGCGCATGATCCGCTCAGAACACCGACCGAGTTGCTGAGTATCACTTACGACGCCGATCACAACGCCGTCCTCCGTTCGCACGCTTGTTTAAGTCAAACAAGCGTTGAAACCTTTCGGACATCCTAGGGACTTCATTGTGCCGAAAGCAATGCACGACTCCAGAATCCCTCAGCCCGATGTCGCGCCCCCGAGCAGTCCCTCCACTGAGCGCGCAGTTCATCCTTCGCGGCTCCCCGATCTCTCACCCATCAGCCACAACGCCAGAGTCCTCGACTTAGCCATAGAGCAGCGCGCTGCACAGAAAAAAAGAAAGGCCCGGCCCCCCGAAGGAGCCAGGCCAACTGCGTAAAGCAGCCGCGCCAGGGAGGATAGCGCGGGGGGAGATGAACCCCAAAGGACAATCTAAGCCCCGCATGCAGGAGTACTGATGCGTACAACTACCTAGTGACCGTCCCGAAGCGCTGATGTGGGCCCTGTACTGGCCTGAGCCAACATCGGCTTAACCCGTCTCCCAAGCACTCCTGAACGTAACCACCGAGTTCGGCTTCACCGCCGTTCCCGGTGCCGGCTGAATGCGATAAGCGCACCCCCAGCCCGCAAAATCCCCGTCGTCCGGCCCATGGACAGAAACCTTTCGCGGCACCAGCCCCACCGCCTGAAGCTTCTGGCCATACTCATAGTCACAGCCCTGCGGCGCAGGCACCACAACGTCCCCCACCGCCTGTCCGTCCCCCGCCGACGCCTTTGACTCCGGCCGCACGTCCAGGCCAGCCGCAGGCCCTCGGCCCTTGCTCAGAGCGTTGCGCCGCGCCACCTGGCAGGTCGGCGACAACAGCCAGGACTTGGCCAACGCACCGTTGAGGCGTCCCGTACCCAGCCCCAGCTCCTGCCGGGCCTGATTCATGGCCAGCATCTGGTACAACCAGATCCTGTTGGAAGAAAACCGCAGATAGCGGGCAATGCTCAGATCGCCGCTGGCCCCCTGCAACTCATCGCCATACTGCTCGAAAGCCCGGTCCAGGGCCGACCGGTGCAGCAGCCGCGCCTCCTGGCCCCAACCCTCATCGGCGCCCGAGCCGGGGAACACATGCTCCAGCGCCACCACGCACCGGGCGGCCTGGGTGATCTCATCGGACAGGAAAAGCCGCTGAAGACGCCACTCCTGCAACTTGGGCCAGAACTCGGGAACCACGCCCACTGTCAGGGCCAGCAGGATGATCAAGATCTTCATCATGACTGCCGTCAACCCAGGAGCATGAGAACGAAACAGGCGATCCAGACAATGAAATACGCCAGATTCTGCTTGGTGGCTTTCGAGCGCTGGTACAGATACACCGGCACCAGCCAGGTCCAGCCCTTGAACTTGTCCGTGTTGTGCCCCGCCGCCACCAGGCGCTTCTCATCGAAATAGGCCAGCGCGATATTCAAGCCCACCGTCACGAACCAGTACTTGTTGCTGTCCATGGCACTCTGGGCGGCATACTGATTGCCCCGGTGCACAATCCCCGCAACCACGTACTCCAGCACCGCCCCGATCAGCGGCGCGAACGCCAGCACCCAGACCACCGTGTTGTCAATATGCTCGCCCGACAGCGGCGGCGGAGTGCTGTCATCGAAATGAACCCGCAACGCCGTGTCCTCGACCCTGGACCAGTCGGGAGATCCCTGCTTCCAGACCGACGAGCCCTTGGACAGGACCGAGGTCTTGATCAGC encodes:
- a CDS encoding Lrp/AsnC family transcriptional regulator yields the protein MTQPKRNFLDSIDRKLVKLLLKDGRASFKTLAAEVGLTAPACAERVRRLREEGVIKGYRADVDWNLLGLPINALIRIGAAAEHGKGLLKAFRDTPNVIEVLRVTGSDSYVVHILARSSEELETVIDKIGSFGVVNTSLVLSTPLPASERVANTLGSTD
- a CDS encoding 4-hydroxyphenylpyruvate dioxygenase family protein; its protein translation is MTQVITAGFSFVEFVSAKPEDLVPLFERLGFKPIGQSERTNAVLMRQGEATVIVNPAPNPFRDVHGASVRAIGINVDSAKNAVAQALGGGAREASPEEFGTYVVQSPAIVGIGDSLVYFVDGDVYAEFSKPYAATLSNHDAAIIAIDHTSNIVRPENLDLWADFYKDTFAFTQKQYLDVKGKKTGMRARSMVSPCGKVSIPIAAAAHDAPGVLNQNDEFIRDYKGEGIQHIALLSSNIEQTISFLQQGGIEFMDAPADAYYNGIGSRVPEHGLDIAAMKKRGILVDGKGGDRILLQRFTGRQVGPVFFEIIERRGEDGFGDGNFKALFESQEADQVKRGTMDAAHG
- a CDS encoding RidA family protein; this encodes MSNNNIQRLRLPENDPTFGSNKVFDLFQYSPAVKAGGLVFIAGQVGIRPDGTVPESAEEQIDLAFKRLGAILAHEGLGFEDLVELVSYHVRIDEQLTQFREIKERYITRDFPAWTILGMASLARPNLLIEIKAVAAAK
- a CDS encoding YybH family protein, which produces MTQQNAADVIKARYKAWMEAIRNKDLDTVMDMYADDATYMPPGRKPIVGKAAVRQNWAAYLQRDSFVANYTPTIQVSQSGDMAFDIGHYEISMKKDGQPVTFVGKYVVVWRLIDGQWKAVVDIDNDNGPSA
- a CDS encoding DUF4339 domain-containing protein, producing MEEHMQEHIEDNQASPEDTWFYEENGQRKGPVSEAGIVQLIKTSVLSKGSSVWKQGSPDWSRVEDTALRVHFDDSTPPPLSGEHIDNTVVWVLAFAPLIGAVLEYVVAGIVHRGNQYAAQSAMDSNKYWFVTVGLNIALAYFDEKRLVAAGHNTDKFKGWTWLVPVYLYQRSKATKQNLAYFIVWIACFVLMLLG